A stretch of the Odontesthes bonariensis isolate fOdoBon6 chromosome 5, fOdoBon6.hap1, whole genome shotgun sequence genome encodes the following:
- the colec10 gene encoding collectin-10 yields MSPLLRLCVLLAMFSYISASTEVCTNSLLPGAKGDQGVTGEEGDQGKLGKSGPPGVPGVPGEPGLKGEEGHTGKMGPVGDKGDRGHNGLDGPTGLKGKEGTTCDCGRYRKVVEQLDANVGKLKNAVKFVKNVVLGLKETEERYYLLVKEPRRFREASMNCKLRGGTLAMPKTSNTNRLMADYISQAGLTRVFVGVQVQNKDMDGTRGYMFADSTPLQVFAAWSQEEKLATNSSCVELLNTGTWSPVECETSMFFICEFPKSKRRGGRGGRGTPI; encoded by the exons ATGTCTCCATTGTTGAGACTCTGTGTGCTTCTAGCAATGTTCAGCTACATCTCTGCATCTACAGAAGTCTGCACGAATTCCCTCCTCCCTGGAGCTAAAG GAGACCAGGGTGTGACCGGAGAGGAGGGAGATCAGGGGAAACTGGGAAAGAGTGGACCACCAGGAGTTCCAG GAGTCCCAGGGGAGCCAGGGCTTAAAGGAGAAGAGGGTCACACAGGAAAAATGGGGCCTGTTGGAGACAAAG GTGACAGAGGCCATAACGGTTTGGATGGACCCACTGGTTTAAAAGGGAAAGAAG GCACAACATGTGACTGTGGCCGGTACAGGAAGGTGGTTGAACAGCTGGACGCAAATGTGGGCAAACTTAAGAACGCTGTCAAGTTTGTGAAGAATG TTGTCTTGGGCTTgaaggagacagaggagaggTACTACCTCCTTGTGAAGGAACCTAGGAGGTTTAGAGAGGCTTCAATGAACTGCAAGCTAAGAGGAGGCACCCTAGCTATGCCAAAAACCAGCAACACCAACCGTCTCATGGCTGACTACATCAGTCAGGCAGGACTGACAAGGGTTTTTGTGGGAGTGCAGGTTCAAAACAAGGACATG GATGGAACGAGGGGTTATATGTTTGCAGACTCAacccctctgcaggtgtttgcaGCCTGGAGCCAAGAAGAAAAGCTGGCCACAAACTCCAGCTGTGTGGAGTTGCTCAATACTGGGACATGGAGCCCCGTAGAGTGTGAAACCTCCATGTTTTTCATCTGTGAGTTCCCAAAGAGCAAGagaagaggaggcagaggaggaagagggactCCTATCTAA